GGCCAAGTCTGGGATGGATCTACCTCCCCCTAAAGTACAAGCCTGGTGGCGGCGGGCAGAGGCATTCGAGAAGCCGTTTTTAGAGTGTGATACTGTTGAGTGAGCTATTTGATATAAGGGATGGTGATAGGGACGCATGTTTATGACTACTCTGACAGGCTCGTGAATTCATATTaatggaagatgaagagtgCCGAAACAGCTCCATTTTATTAGCAAGTAGTGATCCACCGTATGCCGTTTTCGACACTGTTCGGAGGTGAAGACGAGCTCACCTAACCGGAGCTCCGACAATCCATCTCCACGAATTTATTATATCCTCCACCCATAAACCATTGTGCTAGCTAGTTTTTGTCTTTTTACTTAACCTCTCAGTTTTGCTTACGATCGCCACGTCAGCCGCCGCCAGCTTACCAGCTTATCTTCGTTTGAACTTGGACAATGCCATCCAAAACGCAACAGTTCACATTACCCAAGAGCACACCATGCTCCAGCAAAATGGCCATCAACATTGCCGGGGTGCTAATCTACCTCTACGGAGTCGACGAACTACACCCAAAGAAAGCGCAAGACACGACGGTCCTTTTTCATGTCCATGGCCGCACAAGGGATTACCACGACGGAGAAGACATCGCGCACCAGGTTCTGTTCGAAAATAGAAGGCTCAGCCCTCTCTCGAAAGGCCTGGTGATTGCAACAATGGACAATCGCAATCATGGGGCAAGAGCTGTATGATCCCTGTATTAAGGCCGGCGGCAACGCCTGAGATCAGTATCAGGGACATCACTGACCTTATATGCAGATTGATACAGTTGCTGCGTAAGAGAATGACGCTGGGGTCAAACACACCAGACTGACGGAATGTAGCCAAGACTGGAGGAGTGGAAACCCGAAGCACGCGTATGGTCCTGATCTTCCTTAGCTAGCTTTAGCTAACGGAAGTAGACAAGACATGCTTTCTACGATGGGTAAGACACCCTGACAATTTCGACCCGCATGTATCTTACCCAGGTAGACGGCATCGTTGCAGACATCAAAATTGCCATCCGATTCCTGCAGAGTTATGTCGAGGACCGCTTTAACCCGACTCAGTTCATTATCTCCGGCATGTCGCTGGGGGGCCATGTAGCGTGGAACATGCTAGCTGAAGAACCGCGCTTGACGGCTGCTGTTGTCATTGTCGGGTGTCCAAATCTCGCCGACATGATGGCTGAACGGTTCCATGCAGCCGAATCCGATGGCTCCATTGATGCAAGCAAGTGGCCCCTGTCCATCCAAAAGCTGTATCAAGAGCGCGATAAAAATGTAGCAGCAATTAAAGGGAAGGAGATACTAATCATGAACGGTGCGCTGGATAAAGTGGTCCCCAGCAAGTATTCAGATTACTGGGTGGAGATGTACGGTGATCAGAACGACGTCGCGTTTCATGTCTATGAGGATACGGGGCACTGTGTGTCATTTCAGATGATGGATAGGATAATACATTGGGTTTATGGCCAATTGAATTAGGTACAGCCAGTCGCCACTAAAACAGAGGTTGAATGATTGCATGCTATGAGGGAACCACCAACGCCTGCTTTTCAAAGATCGAAAGTTGCCAAAGCTTTCTTCACGCCCCATCGAGCTTCAAAGGATCGGAATGTTTTAGTCTACCAATAGAACTGCTGGCAGTTAGAAGTATATTAGAGAGTTTGAGGGGCTGCTTTTTTCAACATCTATTATCGAGCCATGTAGACACGATAGACTCTTAACCCAATATATCCTTACCATTTGGATGGTGACTCTTCTATATATTAGATCCATGAACGGCAGCACTGTTAGTCCCGGAAGATTTAGTCTGCAGTAGGTGTACATCAAGATTCGAGGATTTGTTCGGCTATCAGAGCACGGCATGCACAATTTTCAATCTTTAACAAATTTAAAACAGGCACCATCACAGTTGTCATTCAGGATCACAATGTCCTGAGCTGGAATAGTCCTTGTGTCCTTACGTGTAATCTCGACCTTGAGCCTTCGCGAGTACTTCGTCCCAAAATCCTCTACTGCTATTGCATTAAAGGAAACCTAACCCTTTCCCAGGGCTATGTATAAACTATCAGTTCCTTTGCGCTTTCATGGGCTTTTAATTGATCACACAATATGGTCCTCGCAGACAGGAAGCTTACTGATATATTCGACTCCAACATTTATACAAACTAAACATGGCCTCAGCTTGCACTACGGGTCTGAATCGAATAATACAACAGTATATTGACTACATATGCGAGACTTTACTTTCAGTATCGAACGCAAGCCGGCATCACTTGTGCAGTTGTTTCCATCACGTTTTCGACTCCGCCTACACCAAATTCATGAATGACATTGCTTGGGATCACAGTAGGTGAGGACCGCTATCATTAATGTAGACTGGGGAGACACGAACCCTGCCTGTGGCCCACTTTCGGACCTCCCTAATCTGTGCGCACCGGGTTTAACGGGGGTATACTGGTGCTCGTTCGCACATATCCTGAAAGGACCACAATGCGCACATAGAAACACACACGGCTATCACCACCCCAGTGCTCGGAGTCCTGAGTCTGTGCCGAATATCCGTCCTGGCTCCGTCGGACCTTGGACACAGTCGAATTTCTATAGACTTGATGCATGCGCATCAACTATAAATACAAGTCTGCCCTCCAAAAAATTGTCACCCAGAGCACTCAACTTGATCAGAGCATTATTCTCTTCTCTATTGCCCATTCCCCTCAGGCATCATTCCGCACGATGACGGTCGAAGACCTGCCTACGATCGAGCAGCTACCTAAAGCTGAATTTGTCGACTATGCCCGTCCGATGAAAGTGATAGTCATAGGGGCTGGTATATCCGGTATCCTTGCGGCAATTCGATTCCCCCAACGTATTCCAAACTTAGACCTCGTTGTCTACGACAAGAACCCTGAAATCGGAGGGACCTGGTTCGAGAATCGGTACCCCGGCGTTGCATGTGGTAGGAAGCAGCTGTCATAGCACACGTTACCAAAACTAACAATGATAGATGTTCCGGCCCATGTATACCAAGCTTCGTTCGAACTTAATCCCAATTGGTCGCAGTTCTACGCATCCGGACAGGAGATCCTTGAATATTGGAAAGGCATTGTTGCGAAGTACGATGTTCGGAAGTACATGAAGCTAAGCCATAAGGTTGTGGAGGCGAGGTTCAACGAAAAGGAATCAAAGTGGCAGGTCACGGTTGAGAACTGCCAGACGCACGAGGTGCTACACGACACCTGTGACGTCCTTTATGCATGCATCGGTGCTTTGAACGACTGGAAATGGCCTGAAATCCCCGGACTTGCCGATTTCAAGGGCAAGCTACTCCACAGTGCCGTATGGGACAATGACTGGAGCCCTGATAACCTTTCTGTCGCAGTTATTGGGTCTGGGTCTAGCGCAATCCAAATTGTGCCGGCCATCCAGCCGAAAGTGAAACACCTTGATAACTATGTTCGTGGTCAGACATGGATTGCTCCTCCATGGGCTGCGGATGAGGTTCGCAAACATACGTCCAGCGGATCCAACTTCAAATTTACTCCAGCAGAGCTCAAGGAGTTTAACGCAAAGCCTGAAAAGTTACTGGACTACAGAAAAAAGCTCGAATCAGAAGTCCAGTCCATGTCCAAGATCCTTCTGCGCGGTGAACTCGCAGAAAGCACGGCCACTACGTTCACCAACCACATGAAGAGCAAGCTCTCTAACAAGCCCGACATCCTGGACAAGATCCTGCCGTCGTTTGCACCCGGCTGCAGGCGCATCACGCCAGGGGCTGGATATCTTGAGGCCCTGTCTGAAGAGAACGTCTCATTCGTGTCTGATCCAATCTCCAGAATCACGGGGGAAGGGATCGTCACCGCGGACGGGACACACCGCAAGGTCGACGCCATTGTCTGCGCAACCGGCTTCGATACATCCTTCTCGCAACGATTCCCGATCTACGGGCGTGGAGGCCATGAGCTCGGGGCGAGATGGCAAGATTATCCTGATACCTACCTCAGCCTGAGCACACAGGGGGCCCCGAACCTGTTCTTCGCTCATGGTCCCAGCTCTGGTATCGGAGTTGGGTCGCTGGTCATCATCCTGGAGCGGACATGCGATTATGTTTGTAAGATGATTTCTAAAATGCAGACGGATCGGATTGCGACGGTCGAGCCAACACCGCGTTCCTGCAATGCTTTCCGAGAGTATTGTGAGAGATACTTTAGGAACACGGTGTTCTCGCTGCCGTGCCGGTCGTGGTACAAACGGGGAACTGAGGACGGACCGGTCACTGCTCTTTGGCCTGGTTCATCGCTGCATTTCCTCAATGTGTTGGAGAAGCCACGGTTTGAAGATTATCAGTATACGTACCGGAGTGGGAGTGATATGGCGTGGATTGGGAACGGGTTTACCCTGTGCGAGGTGGACGCGACACTCGATAAGACGGGATATCTTGACCCTGAGCATATTGATTACCCCGCTGTCTAGAGAGCTATTGAGGCTTGCGCTTGCCGAAAGCACATGCGCGCAACCCTCAGACGCTTCATTCATTAGAATTATTTCCATAGATCAAAAATTATCGATTGTAAGTGACATTTCCGATCTTGAGAGACCAGCTGCAGGCTCCTCAACCGTAATTTAAGTGCGCTATCTGTTTGAACGAATGGTACGGCTTCTCAGACAATTACTTATGCCCGATTGTTCAGGTTGGCGGTATGGCCTCAAGAATACCAGGAATACAGAAGACGACATACACAGATTGCACCGATCGGGTGACGGTGCCCCCCAGCAAATACCAATCGGGCCGAGCGTCCTGGCAGATCGACAGATTCTGCTGCTGATCAGCAATCCGTGGCCTTCCACCTCCGAAGGAAACGGGACCCCGTAGATCAACTCCGACGGACTTGGCGGAAGCTCCTCCGTACCAAGGACTCAAATTAGCTGCCTGACGTCACCACGGTAGCAGGTAGGGTGCAGGCGCTTGAACACCAGGCATAAATAGCTACCCTGCCGCTTCCTCAAAGCCCAAGTAGGACCTAGTAACATTGAAGTCACTCAGACGAAGAGTATAATTGCAGTTTAGTTCCAAATCTCTCAATTTACAATGGCACCAGTTTCTCGCGcactcatcgccatcacctccGCTCACGCTCCTCTATATCCAGGGGGCAAAGAGACCGGTAGGTCCTGTGCCTTTTCGTATATTAGCAAAGGCCAACCCGAGCTCAAATACTGATCAAGATAACaggcctcttcatcaccgaagctctccatccattccagGTGTTTCGTCAGGCCGGCTTCGAGGTCGACCTGGTTTCTGAAACGGGAACCTACCAGCCTGACTGGCTCTCGCAGCAGAAGGATTGGCTGAATGATAAAGACCGCGCTGAATGGGAGGACCACACCAGCGAGTTCCGCTCCAAGCTTGACAAGCTGCTGAAGCCGAGTGATATCGAACCTGCTAAGGTAACCTACCACTACGCCGACTTTGATGTCCCTTTGCCTAATGCTGGTCGCAGTACGGGCTTTTCTTTGCTTCCGCAGGACACGCGTCTTTGATTGACTATCCGGATGCCAAGGGCCTGCAAGAGATCGCTTCCCATATCTACACTTCAGGCGGTATCATTTCAGCGGTGTAGGTCATATCCTATCGCCGATGACAATGCAGCATGGAACTCACCAATATCTCTTAGCTGTCATGGCGGGGCTATCTTCCCCGGCATCATTGATCCCAGTACCAAGAAACCGATCATTGATTCGCGCAGAGTGACGGGCTTCACCACtcgaggcgaggaagaggagaacgTTCTCGATACCATCAAAAGCTGGAACAGACCGACTATCGAGGCTACTGCAGCTAGCTGTGGGGCCACATGTTAGTTACCATCGTGCCTAGTATGCCCGATAAATACTGATCACTACAGATGTCTCTCCCGCCGGACCATGGGACGCATTCACTATTACGGATGGGCGCATTGTGACAGGCGCCAATCCTGCCAGTGCCCATGTCACTGCCGAGGCCGCTGTGACAGCTTTTGGCAAGCTCTAGACAAGGAGCGCAATCTCGTGACCGACCAGCAGAGTAATAGCAAAGATCGGTCATTCCTAGTGAAGGAGAACAGTTCGATCTCAGCTTCATTGTCCGCAATTTTTAAAAGCAGAATGGATCTCGTACCGCAAcaaatctttttaatttaagCTCAATATACTTTCCCGTTTTCGCCATCCTGCGTCTTCCTTTTTTCTGCCTCGCTCACTCCAGCTGACGGCGTAATCCAGCAATCTCATCCTGCATATTGAGATGTAGACGTTAGTTTAAAGAGCCAGCATGGATCAATGACTGTTGGACACCATGTGTGACAGAACAAAACGGCAGCCACGATGCGGCCTGGGCTGTGACACTTATCTCCCCCCTTTAAAGCTGAAGGTCCTCCGAAGCAAGCTTAAGTACGTAATAAATCGAATGCTTTTGACAATATATTTCAGTCGCCAGTAAGGTAATCAGCGGGCTCGGGGTGTTTCCTATGATATTCTAATACTTTTTCCCGTATATGTGTGAAATCTGTCCATGGCTGCCACGGGGGTTTTGAATTCCAAGTGTCCTATTGGCTGTTGAGTAAAGCCTTATACTGGACTACTTCTCGTATCTTTCGATAATTGACTACCTCCTTTATATCCCATTCCTCGTgggccttctcttcttccatgTCCTGAATCATCACCGGCACTTCCGGGTCTTCGACCTGGCCGGGATATTGTACTCAAAATTAAGCCTGGGCTCGTGCAGGGTGACGTGAGAGGCTTGGAAATACCAGCAGGCCAGAGCCATGCGCGTTCTGGGAAATTGTTGCAGGTGAGCAATCGGAAGACATTATTGGTTAACCTTAAATAGAGGATGTTCAAtgtagatataatataagtgCTGGTAGACATGTTAAAGCGTTTTTCTCTATCTATTAATAGAGAATGCCGCAGCACATCATATCCTAGACGAGACTCCCTCCTCCTGTATCGACTTTTCAGCGTAGGACTAATTACTTGATTCATGATTATCTGCTCCGTGATACCAGTAAATCGTGTAACCCTTGCATTACCAATGGATGGCTAACGTCGGATGACAAGTACAACTGAATTTGTTATAGGACGCTTTCGGGTGGAGCTCCGATACCATAGGCACTATGGCAGACATCATTACTTAATGTGGAATACATGAGCAGACTATTGGCGTCAGAACGGGTCAAACAGTCGTTCGGCAGGGGTTGGCGGTGCATTCTCAAGATACTGCCTTTCATAGCCTCGCCGAGAGTTACTCACtatttaatatctctagCTAGATCGCGTAAGTTATGATTCGCAGTCCGGAGACTATCCCGAACTTCGATATATTGGTAATAGATGGGTATACATTGAACTCTGAAGTGACAGTTAACACTACTAAGGAATTATTAGCTATGTTTTTTATTAGAGGTATCATGACAGTAGGGGATGAGTCGATCCCAGTTTCAGGGGATCCTGTGCCTGGGTCTTACCCGTGCGTGGAGGTCATAACAGGGGCTTGTTTTCCGGAGCCGTTTGGCTGCTGCGTTCGAGTCGAAGATGCTACCATTGAGATAAACAATTAATTGCTAGTTGTCAGACTGATTCAGCCTCCGCCTGTACATTACCCAACTTCGTGTCAAAATCCATGGCTCTGATAAATCCCTGGCTTGCTATCATCTTGCAAATTTTGTAAAATCCATTATCTAGTTCCTGAACTGGAAAATCCTATTTTATACTCTCTTTTACCCAGGAGATATCACCGGGTgctctaataataaaaacaGCAATAGCTAGTCTCTATATAAAactgatttttttttaaatacttttattttctatatCAGCTCATTAGCTAACTAGTAGGTAATACACGAGTGAGAAAAATTTTGTATTAGAAGGTTGCTAGGGtacttactttaatatcttattttgAGGTATTTGTGTCCTGGGTATCATGTCGTGAGTAATTATCGAGATTGAGTATCTGGCTCAAGagtaattagtatattgCTGGTCTAATCAGGATAAATGCCCGCTCTCACTAGGATGCGTAAATCAATACTTTGTTTTATGGTAAATAACTCGAGGAGAAATTGGAGAGTTGTGTATAGTTCACAAGGGTGTCTTGATACTATAGTAAAGAATCGTGACTGGTAGAATAATGTGTTACAGTCTGGATATCCAAGTTTTATCTCTTAAGAAGCAGGTCTCCCATCCCCAAGTGGGGTCGTAACTACGTCTAGTCATGAAAACATACCACCGAAGTGTCCACAGTGCTCATGATTCATTTGCGACCAAGAACTGCGAGAGGTAAAACCCCACTGTCCGGTCAGGAATCAGACCCCGAAGGCCCCGATTAGGATAAGAGGATGAAAATCTACTGGTTCATTAAAGTATGCAGTCGAGATGCATTCCGAAATCACAATTCCATCAACACTAGCCTTGATTGGAGACTTCCCATTGTGGAATAGCGAGACATGTGCTTCTACTCACGTACTCCGTAGAATCGTAGATGCGGTGTTGGCGACGAGTTGTGGAACCTGGATGCATGCTTGGGACTTCCATTGGGGTATCTTATTTATCTGCACAGCCCCCTCCAGATCGTCAAATCCCCGGTTCGCCAATCACTGCACTGACTCGATGGAAGAAACTTGGGAGGAATCGTGGATGCCTGGCCACCCGTGACATGTTCTGCAGTGGGTTTGTTTGGGTTCTGCAGGGTACAGATACCTGGCTGAGTCCCTGGACTGTCCGCCTCGTTAACAAACTCCTATTAGCAATGGCAGTCGGTACAATCTCCCCAGGACACAACAAGAAACCGGAGCAACTCAATGCCCAACAGTCATGGCATGAACGCATTCTCTCTATTCCTCAACGACTATCCAGCATTGCCTCCGCACGCCCAGTCCATACAATAGGCCTCGTTTCCCTTCTCGTTAGCTCTGCATACGTTGCTCTGCTCGAGAACTCCCTCCTCGATGTTTCAAAACAGGGGcatcagctgcaggaaacTCCTCGGCATTTTTATACTGGCCCGGACACCACGTGGCAATGGCACAGCAGGGGCATGGATGTAGTCGCTGGGGGAGCTCTTGACCATCGTGCCCTCGTGAGGCTTGAATTCGGACACCTATCCAATGATATCCCTACCGTCTCCCTGCCTGATCATCTCTCCGTCGACCGGTTACCGTCAAGCCTAGATTCGCCCGCCAGGTCCCTAGCGTTTTCGGTCGCCCAGCGCGATGTATCCGAGTTCCTCGACCTCATACATAAATCCCCGGTTGGAGACCAGAGCGAGGAAGACTTTGAGGGACATAAATGGGTTATAAAGACACAAGATGGAAGCTCTCGACGGGGAATTACACAATTCGCGCGCGACAAATGGACGGAGCTGGTTTATCTGTTCAACCACACCGCTCCTCTTGACATCGCAATCATGGCTGCGGCCTATATCGCAATGCATTTGACCTTCGTGTCGCTCTTCCTCAGCATGTACCGCATGGGCTCTCGCTTCTGGCTCTTCGCCGGTGTCCTTATCTCGTCAACCTTTGCTTTCCTGTTCGCTCTCTTTACCACGACCCGGCTTGGAGTGCGTATCAATCTTGCACTGCTATCCGAAGGACTCCCGTTCCTTGTTGTCGTTATCGGTTTTGAGAATCCTGTTAAGTTTACTCAGGCTGTTTTGAGACATGCTACTACAAGGCAAGGCATAGGCGAGTCCAGCATCATCCAAACCGCCATCGACAAGTCCATCAAAAACGAAGGACCGAAGATTATCAAGCACTACGTTCTTGAAATTGCTGCCTTCCTCGCAGGATCTCTATTAAGCATCGACCCTGCACTCCGCCAGTTCTGCTTCCTTGCAGCCTGGATTCTCTTCTTTGACTGCATCAACCTCTTCTCGTTCTACACTGCCATCCTCTGCACCAAGTTAGAAATCATTCGAATCCAGACCAGCGGCAAAGAGCACCGTCCCCAGGCCCGCAAGGATAGATGCACGACAGTGTTCGGGCAGCAACTATCCCGGACCCATATCAGGAAGTTCAAGCTGGGGATGGTGGCTGCCTTTATCCTGGTTAACGTCCTGAACATGACCATGATCCCGTTTCGCATAACGACCGGTTCCCCAAGTCTGTCTTCTAGGGCTGACTCCAGGCAAACATTCCCTGGTCTTCACACCCATCTCAAGGCGATACTGGACAAAGCCGCTTTCAACGAGCGAGCAACGCTTGTATCTATCCTTCCACCGGTTCGATTTGAATTGGCGTCACCAGAGAATGAGGGGATCCAGACATACGGTGTTGATAGCCTGCTGAAAAGCCTCGAAGATCCTGTTCTAGTCAAGTGCGTTCTTGTCGCACTGGTTATCAGCGTTGCACTGAATGGACGGCTTTTTGCTGCTGCACGATGCGGAGTGAAGGATGAAAATACAAAGAGTGATACCAAGGGGGAATATAATCCTTCGAAGGAGAAAAGTCCTCAGAAACCACTCAGATCCGAGTCCGATGACCAGACCCCCCTGGCGACCAAGTCAGTGCAAGAGCCGACTGTATCAGCAGTTGCCCGCACCGAAGCTGAATGCCAGACGATACTAAAAGGCGAACGCTCTCAAGACCTCACAGACGAAGAAGTTATCAGTCTCTCGCTAGCCGGAAAGCTCCCTCTACACGCTCTCGAAAAGACCCTGAAAGATTTCACCCGCGCCGTCAAAATCCGCCGAAGCGTCGTCTCTCGAACCAAGGCCACAATCGACCTCACCCAATCCCTCGAAGTCTCAGACCTTCCATATGAATCCTACGACTGGTCTCGTGTTTTCGGGGTGTGCTGCGAAAACGTCGTCGGGTACACGCCTGTCCCAGTTGGACTCGCCGGCCCACTCACCATCGACAACAAGGACTATTTCCTTCCCATGGCCACAACCGAAGGAGTCCTCGTCGCAGGAGTCATGCGAGGAAGCAAAGCAATCAACGCCGGAGGCGGCGCCAAGACAGTTCTAACAGCAGACGGAATGACACGCGGTCCCTGCGTTTCCTTCGAGAGTCTAGACCGAGCAGCCGATGCGAAGAAATGGCTCGACTCGATTCCTGGGCAGGATGCCATGAAGGCGGCATTCAATTCAACCACTCGATACGGACGGCTGGAGTCTATGAAAACGGCTATGGCCGGGACAACGCTGTATATCCGCTTCAAGGCCAGCACGGGCGATGCGATGGGGATGAACATGATCTCGAAGGGCGTCGAGCATGCGCTGAATACGATGCGTGGGAAGGGATTCGGGGATATGGATATCGTATCTCTCAGCGCGAATTACTGCAGTGACAAGAAGCCCGCGGCCATTAACTGGATTGACGGTCGTGGGAAGAGCGTTGTCGCCCAGGCGACGATTGCACCGGAGATTGTGAAGAGTGTCCTCAAGACAGACGTTGAGTCTATGGTCGCGCTTAATACAGACAAGAATTTAATCGGATcagccatggctggctcGATTGGAGGGTTTAATGCCCACGCTGCTAACATTGTTGCTGCGATGTACATCGCAACAGGCCAGGATCCGGCGCAGGTGGTCGAAAGTGCAAACAGCATCACCATTATGAAGAAGTAAGCAGACAAGCTCTCTTACCCCAGATTTATTGCTAACAATCGCAGCGTCCGCGGCTCCCTGCAAATATCCGTCTCGATGCCATCCATCGAGGTCGGCACCATAGGCGGCGGGACAACATTAGGGCCTCAACGCGCGATGCTCGACATTCTCGGTGTCCGTGGCGCCAACGCTGACAATCCTGGAGAGAATGCTCGTAGTCTGGCGCGAGTCATCGCTGCAGGAACATTGGCAGCGGAGTTGTCGCTCTGCGctgcgctggctgcagggCATTTAGTGAGGGCGCACATGCAGCATAATCGTGCCAGCCAGTGATCAGGAGATAACAAAAATGGATAATTAATTATTGTGAAGATACCGCGGAAATTATTCGGAAGGAGTCACCAGATACTGAAGTGATGGCACTCAGCCATTTGATAGATCTAGTTTAGACCTGTGATAGAATGAGGTAGTCTAGACTTATAAGAGAATGAGACCAAGGTTAAATGTGGTTATACAGACTTGATTTTCTAGAATCAATGTGACTTGCCCTATTTGGATGAGGCTGCTTTAATAAGGGCGCTTAGAGAGTTGCTTACTAAGTATTTCTTATCACCGGTCAAGGCTTAGTAAGTACTTAGTAAGTGTTCAGGTCCTAGTTACTTAGGATAGGATCAGGAATCAGTCACGTGTATTAGAAGCTACTTATCTAGTTATACTAAGAGTCTACTAGAATGTTGGCCTCAGTCGAGTTTATCTGTCTATCTGTACCCGGCTCCCTTGCCTCCGTTGACCGAAGTTTGTTGAATCGTAATGTCTCGGTCGCGGGTGAGATCTCGGCgcccgaagaagatccgTGGGACCCAAGCACACCTTCTTCCTTAATTTTGTGTtaatgtttttttttttttatcgtCACGACAGCAGAGTGCCTGATTATTACCGAATGCGGACTTCGTTATAGTTtgattaaaaatattaatgATAATCTATGAAATCTTAAGCTTCATTCGATGATTTAAAGCTAGCTTTGTGCCCGTGGAAGGAGTCCGGCCTCGTGTCTAAATCCTCGTGGGTACAAAGTCGGCTTTGGCTTGATGCCTGGACTGCGCCAGAAATCCCATCACCAGTCTCCGCTCCAGTACTGAGCCGCCAGATCCGGTCGACCTCTTGGATATCTTGGGGGAGACGGTCCGCATTGACGTTCATCCCGGCCAATTGCCAAGCGTCGGCTGTTCTGGAGCTCTGTTGTTGGTCGTAT
Above is a window of Aspergillus puulaauensis MK2 DNA, chromosome 2, nearly complete sequence DNA encoding:
- a CDS encoding uncharacterized protein (COG:S;~EggNog:ENOG410PPEN;~InterPro:IPR029062,IPR002818;~MEROPS:MER0031431;~PFAM:PF01965); its protein translation is MAPVSRALIAITSAHAPLYPGGKETGLFITEALHPFQVFRQAGFEVDLVSETGTYQPDWLSQQKDWLNDKDRAEWEDHTSEFRSKLDKLLKPSDIEPAKYGLFFASAGHASLIDYPDAKGLQEIASHIYTSGGIISAVCHGGAIFPGIIDPSTKKPIIDSRRVTGFTTRGEEEENVLDTIKSWNRPTIEATAASCGATYVSPAGPWDAFTITDGRIVTGANPASAHVTAEAAVTAFGKL
- a CDS encoding flavin-containing monooxygenase (COG:Q;~EggNog:ENOG410PG7R;~InterPro:IPR036188;~PFAM:PF13450) — translated: MTVEDLPTIEQLPKAEFVDYARPMKVIVIGAGISGILAAIRFPQRIPNLDLVVYDKNPEIGGTWFENRYPGVACDVPAHVYQASFELNPNWSQFYASGQEILEYWKGIVAKYDVRKYMKLSHKVVEARFNEKESKWQVTVENCQTHEVLHDTCDVLYACIGALNDWKWPEIPGLADFKGKLLHSAVWDNDWSPDNLSVAVIGSGSSAIQIVPAIQPKVKHLDNYVRGQTWIAPPWAADEVRKHTSSGSNFKFTPAELKEFNAKPEKLLDYRKKLESEVQSMSKILLRGELAESTATTFTNHMKSKLSNKPDILDKILPSFAPGCRRITPGAGYLEALSEENVSFVSDPISRITGEGIVTADGTHRKVDAIVCATGFDTSFSQRFPIYGRGGHELGARWQDYPDTYLSLSTQGAPNLFFAHGPSSGIGVGSLVIILERTCDYVCKMISKMQTDRIATVEPTPRSCNAFREYCERYFRNTVFSLPCRSWYKRGTEDGPVTALWPGSSLHFLNVLEKPRFEDYQYTYRSGSDMAWIGNGFTLCEVDATLDKTGYLDPEHIDYPAV
- a CDS encoding alpha/beta hydrolase family protein (COG:S;~EggNog:ENOG410PJZU;~InterPro:IPR001375,IPR029058;~MEROPS:MER0048191;~PFAM:PF01738,PF00326;~go_function: GO:0008236 - serine-type peptidase activity [Evidence IEA];~go_process: GO:0006508 - proteolysis [Evidence IEA]), giving the protein MAINIAGVLIYLYGVDELHPKKAQDTTVLFHVHGRTRDYHDGEDIAHQVLFENRRLSPLSKGLVIATMDNRNHGARAIDTVAAQDWRSGNPKHAQDMLSTMDGIVADIKIAIRFLQSYVEDRFNPTQFIISGMSLGGHVAWNMLAEEPRLTAAVVIVGCPNLADMMAERFHAAESDGSIDASKWPLSIQKLYQERDKNVAAIKGKEILIMNGALDKVVPSKYSDYWVEMYGDQNDVAFHVYEDTGHCVSFQMMDRIIHWVYGQLN